In uncultured Methanobacterium sp., a genomic segment contains:
- a CDS encoding HEAT repeat domain-containing protein: MNSNENKKKNREKRGQISPNDTVPYADFSTEDLIGMLNAENPQERTISAVLLGNRNDKLVINPLCTALKNERSLYSRIAISEALSQIGEPAAPCLIQFLGEIGKNQEKELPLKYFKKKSFPLVRDMAARTLVKIGEPATPYLIEVLETGNEFKVQQAIDALGAISAKTGDKRALKSLITLMGQVENVSAVESDMDQVTLWKITRALSGFQNSKEVTYPLIAILKSDYEPPIIWEALRSLGQIQITTPEVLSLVESFIDNKQPEIRIAALNAFNLLNKQV, translated from the coding sequence ATGAATTCTAATGAAAATAAGAAGAAAAATCGGGAAAAAAGAGGACAAATTTCTCCGAATGATACAGTACCTTATGCTGATTTTTCAACAGAAGATTTAATTGGAATGTTAAATGCAGAAAATCCGCAGGAAAGAACTATTTCTGCAGTTTTACTGGGTAATCGGAATGATAAACTGGTTATAAATCCGCTTTGCACTGCACTTAAAAATGAGAGGTCCCTCTACTCACGGATAGCCATTTCTGAAGCACTATCTCAAATAGGAGAACCGGCTGCACCCTGTTTAATCCAGTTTTTGGGTGAAATTGGTAAAAATCAGGAAAAAGAGCTCCCCCTTAAATATTTTAAAAAAAAGAGTTTTCCTCTGGTAAGAGATATGGCAGCAAGGACTCTGGTAAAAATAGGAGAACCAGCTACTCCTTATTTGATTGAGGTTTTAGAAACTGGTAATGAATTTAAAGTTCAACAGGCAATTGATGCATTAGGTGCAATTTCGGCCAAAACAGGTGATAAAAGGGCATTAAAATCTTTAATCACCCTTATGGGGCAAGTGGAAAATGTGAGTGCTGTTGAAAGTGATATGGATCAGGTAACACTATGGAAAATCACCAGAGCCTTAAGCGGATTTCAAAACAGCAAGGAAGTTACTTACCCTCTGATTGCAATATTAAAAAGTGATTATGAACCTCCAATAATATGGGAAGCATTGAGGAGTCTTGGACAGATTCAAATTACAACTCCTGAGGTTCTGAGTCTAGTTGAAAGTTTCATAGATAACAAACAACCTGAAATAAGAATTGCCGCTTTAAATGCATTCAATCTCCTTAATAAACAAGTTTGA
- a CDS encoding P-II family nitrogen regulator codes for MENETQSNDKKIVILCNYNSTKDHSETIIDYFNDNITPDKNIELSVINYRRILIDGGKNYLFNPPGYAEFMSIKQVLSEEVDGVIVFIETSIGIFETDLEIINLIASENIPHVLFANRDDFSEFEMDTHVEGVLSIPTIAQDGIGINDGLKMLLKLINKYEKEKSSIKNSAIENQKAETAFQETTKSEETTEIHESQENYYETEEPYETLETYESEEIYEESSDHDSSPSFESEFYKLRFFFHPIELDNVKNSLAKFGFSNITTIDIKYQNYGTEKMETYRCSSYELELPPKIEMMMVIKKEEIEYVIQALEAVKTEDISEKLFISPVEDVIRISTSERGENAVD; via the coding sequence TTGGAAAATGAAACTCAGAGTAATGATAAAAAAATCGTTATTTTATGCAATTATAATTCTACTAAGGACCATTCCGAAACAATTATTGATTATTTTAATGATAATATCACCCCTGATAAGAATATCGAATTATCGGTTATCAATTATCGGAGGATACTCATTGATGGTGGGAAAAATTATTTATTCAATCCACCGGGCTATGCTGAATTCATGTCCATAAAACAGGTATTATCTGAAGAAGTGGATGGAGTGATTGTTTTTATAGAGACCAGTATTGGTATTTTTGAAACAGACCTGGAGATTATTAATTTAATTGCCAGTGAAAACATACCCCATGTTTTATTTGCAAATAGAGATGATTTTAGTGAATTTGAAATGGATACCCACGTAGAAGGAGTCCTGAGTATTCCCACCATTGCACAGGATGGAATTGGGATAAATGATGGCCTGAAAATGTTATTGAAATTAATAAACAAATATGAAAAAGAAAAGTCATCCATCAAAAACAGTGCAATAGAAAACCAGAAAGCAGAAACAGCTTTTCAAGAAACCACAAAATCCGAAGAAACCACTGAAATCCACGAATCTCAAGAAAACTACTACGAAACAGAAGAACCCTACGAAACACTAGAAACATATGAATCTGAAGAAATCTATGAAGAATCCAGTGATCATGACTCTTCACCATCATTTGAATCAGAATTTTACAAATTGAGATTTTTTTTCCATCCAATTGAACTGGACAATGTGAAAAATTCCCTTGCAAAATTCGGATTTTCAAATATAACTACCATAGATATTAAATATCAGAATTATGGTACTGAAAAAATGGAAACATACCGCTGCAGTAGTTATGAACTGGAATTACCCCCAAAAATAGAGATGATGATGGTCATCAAAAAGGAAGAAATTGAATATGTTATTCAGGCTCTTGAAGCGGTCAAAACAGAAGATATAAGTGAAAAACTATTCATATCTCCAGTAGAAGACGTTATACGAATTAGTACAAGCGAAAGAGGGGAAAATGCCGTCGATTAA
- the guaA gene encoding glutamine-hydrolyzing GMP synthase: MLDPSSFIQESIDTIKNTIGIKKAIIALSGGVDSSVASVLVSNAIGENLTAVFVDHGLLREGEADYVQNTFQNRLNLKYINASEEFLGKLEGVEDPEEKRKIIGEVFIRVFEREAEKVGAEFLVQGTIAPDWIESQGDIKSHHNVALPHGMVLELVEPIRELYKDEVRIIGAEMGLPDEMVNRQPYPGPGLAVRIAGKITPKRIEICRKANAIVEEEVQKVGLDKTLWQYFAVLTDTKVTGVKGDIRDYGYLVVLRMVESLDAMTADVPELPWEMVKTMSRRITAEIPEVTHVSLSVSDKPPSTIELA; the protein is encoded by the coding sequence ATGTTAGATCCGTCTTCTTTTATTCAAGAATCAATAGATACCATAAAAAATACCATTGGGATTAAAAAAGCCATAATCGCACTGTCTGGTGGTGTTGATAGTTCTGTTGCATCAGTTCTGGTTTCAAATGCCATTGGCGAAAATTTAACCGCAGTATTTGTGGATCATGGCCTTTTAAGAGAAGGAGAAGCAGATTACGTTCAAAATACCTTCCAGAACAGGCTCAACTTGAAGTATATTAATGCCAGTGAAGAGTTTCTTGGTAAACTGGAAGGAGTGGAAGACCCTGAAGAGAAGCGAAAGATCATTGGTGAAGTGTTCATAAGGGTCTTTGAAAGGGAAGCAGAGAAAGTGGGTGCTGAGTTTTTGGTGCAGGGCACCATTGCCCCTGACTGGATCGAAAGCCAGGGTGATATCAAATCTCATCACAACGTTGCTCTTCCCCATGGAATGGTTTTGGAGCTTGTGGAACCTATCAGGGAACTTTATAAGGATGAAGTAAGAATTATTGGAGCCGAAATGGGTTTACCGGATGAGATGGTGAACAGGCAACCTTACCCTGGCCCGGGTCTGGCTGTGCGTATTGCTGGAAAAATTACTCCTAAAAGAATAGAAATATGCCGTAAGGCCAACGCTATTGTAGAGGAAGAAGTACAGAAAGTGGGTCTGGATAAAACTCTATGGCAATATTTCGCGGTTTTAACTGATACTAAGGTGACTGGAGTTAAAGGAGACATTAGAGACTACGGATACCTGGTTGTACTAAGAATGGTAGAATCATTGGATGCTATGACTGCAGATGTTCCTGAATTACCTTGGGAAATGGTTAAGACAATGTCCAGGAGGATAACTGCAGAGATTCCGGAAGTGACTCATGTATCTCTTTCAGTGAGTGATAAACCTCCGAGCACTATTGAACTTGCTTAA
- a CDS encoding DegT/DnrJ/EryC1/StrS family aminotransferase, with protein sequence MELFFKMPSKEAKKAMSNASLELGNRFSGNEYKKNAEDSIKEVTGHEYARVLGSGNAAIMAAMSTMKGPVMIPDQGGWSGFRKISEFYGLKLVYLPTEMGVISLEMLEEQIKIKSPESLFITSFAGYMAEQPVKGIYEICEDNGVILVEDASGSVGDPQKKLACGDHSHILVASTGSPKMVNVGNGGFISTSDQGMFNDRSFILKALQGSPVTCAGLVEEIKGTPESLVKTIKACEFIKKEIKSALHPEKRGINIAIRHDEPKSVARLLRNKLKVNGGGMITTCPRYDRINQPAICLEVKNLDVHCLKKEKLRGIVDIVNNTI encoded by the coding sequence ATGGAACTTTTCTTTAAAATGCCCTCAAAGGAAGCCAAAAAAGCAATGAGTAATGCTTCCTTAGAACTTGGAAACCGGTTCAGTGGTAATGAATATAAAAAAAATGCTGAAGATAGTATAAAAGAGGTTACAGGCCATGAATATGCCCGGGTTCTTGGTAGTGGTAATGCTGCTATTATGGCCGCCATGAGCACCATGAAAGGACCAGTTATGATTCCAGACCAGGGAGGTTGGAGTGGTTTTAGGAAGATTAGTGAGTTTTATGGGCTTAAATTAGTGTATTTACCCACTGAAATGGGGGTTATCTCTCTGGAGATGTTGGAAGAACAGATTAAAATAAAAAGTCCTGAGTCCCTTTTTATTACCAGTTTTGCGGGTTACATGGCTGAACAACCAGTTAAGGGGATTTATGAAATCTGTGAGGATAATGGAGTGATTTTGGTAGAGGATGCTTCTGGATCAGTTGGTGATCCACAGAAGAAACTTGCCTGCGGTGATCATTCCCATATTCTGGTGGCCTCCACTGGTTCTCCTAAAATGGTTAATGTCGGTAATGGTGGTTTTATATCCACCAGTGATCAGGGAATGTTTAATGACAGGAGTTTCATCCTGAAAGCCCTCCAAGGTAGTCCAGTTACCTGTGCCGGGCTGGTAGAAGAAATTAAAGGGACCCCTGAAAGTCTGGTTAAAACCATCAAGGCCTGTGAATTTATAAAAAAAGAAATTAAATCTGCTTTGCACCCTGAAAAAAGGGGGATAAACATTGCAATTCGACATGATGAACCAAAATCTGTGGCCCGTTTGCTTAGAAACAAGCTTAAAGTAAATGGTGGGGGTATGATCACCACCTGCCCACGTTATGATAGAATTAATCAACCAGCAATTTGTTTAGAGGTGAAAAATTTGGATGTTCACTGTCTAAAAAAGGAAAAACTCAGGGGAATAGTGGATATTGTAAACAACACGATTTAA
- a CDS encoding (R)-citramalate synthase — MKAKIFDTTLRDGEQTPGISLTPDEKRLIARKLDELGVDVIEAGSAITSEGEREGIKKVTSEGLSAEICSFTRAVQVDIDAALECDVDSIHLVVPTSDLHLEYKLRKSREEVKTMAVESTQYAVDHGLLVELSAEDSTRSDMGYLKEVFQAGLDTGAKRICACDTVGMLTPERAYDFYSQLADLKAPLSVHCHNDFGLAVANSLSGLRAGASQAHVTVNGIGERAGNASLEELVVSLYSLYNVKTKVNLEMLYEVSKTVARITGMYLQPNKAIVGENAFAHESGIHADGVMKKAETYEPITPELVGHKRRFVMGKHVGSHIIKERIHEMGFQVDQEKFSQIFNRIKALGDMGKCVTDVDLQAIAEDVMGVMSEKPVELQELTIVSGNKVTPTASVKLKIGDVEKLEAGIGVGPVDAAIVAIKKTIEDVTDIEFEEYHVDAITGGTDALIDVVVKLKHEGKVVSARSTQPDIINASVEAFLGGINKVLTDKKLSESKKLL; from the coding sequence ATGAAAGCCAAAATTTTTGATACCACCCTTCGTGATGGTGAACAGACTCCGGGAATATCTTTAACACCGGATGAAAAGCGTTTAATAGCCAGAAAACTCGATGAACTTGGAGTTGATGTAATTGAGGCAGGATCTGCTATTACATCAGAAGGAGAAAGGGAAGGTATTAAAAAAGTAACTTCAGAAGGTCTTTCTGCAGAGATATGCAGTTTTACCCGGGCGGTTCAGGTAGATATTGATGCTGCCCTAGAATGCGATGTGGATAGCATCCACCTGGTGGTTCCCACATCAGACCTGCACCTGGAATACAAGTTACGCAAGTCCCGCGAAGAAGTGAAGACCATGGCTGTAGAATCAACCCAGTACGCAGTTGATCATGGTCTTTTAGTGGAATTATCTGCAGAGGACTCCACCCGAAGCGACATGGGATACTTAAAGGAGGTATTCCAGGCAGGTCTAGATACAGGGGCAAAACGTATCTGCGCCTGTGACACTGTGGGAATGCTCACTCCAGAACGGGCTTATGATTTTTACAGCCAGTTGGCAGATTTAAAAGCTCCTTTAAGTGTGCACTGTCACAATGACTTTGGACTGGCTGTTGCCAACTCATTAAGTGGATTAAGGGCTGGTGCAAGCCAGGCCCATGTCACAGTCAATGGAATAGGGGAAAGAGCAGGTAACGCATCACTGGAAGAACTGGTAGTTTCATTGTACTCTCTTTACAATGTAAAGACCAAAGTAAATCTGGAAATGTTATACGAAGTTTCTAAAACAGTGGCAAGGATAACTGGGATGTACTTACAGCCCAACAAGGCAATTGTCGGTGAAAATGCCTTTGCCCATGAATCTGGAATCCATGCCGATGGAGTAATGAAAAAGGCTGAAACATACGAACCCATAACCCCGGAACTCGTTGGACACAAGCGTCGTTTTGTAATGGGTAAACACGTTGGTTCCCACATCATCAAAGAACGAATTCATGAGATGGGCTTCCAGGTTGATCAGGAAAAATTCTCCCAGATATTCAATCGAATAAAAGCACTGGGTGACATGGGAAAATGTGTCACTGACGTAGATTTACAGGCAATAGCAGAGGATGTTATGGGGGTAATGAGTGAAAAACCAGTGGAACTCCAGGAATTAACCATAGTATCTGGAAATAAGGTTACACCCACTGCATCAGTGAAACTAAAAATCGGTGATGTTGAAAAATTAGAAGCAGGCATAGGTGTTGGTCCAGTGGACGCAGCCATAGTTGCTATTAAAAAAACTATTGAAGATGTTACCGATATAGAATTTGAAGAATACCACGTGGATGCCATAACAGGGGGAACAGACGCACTTATTGATGTGGTGGTAAAGCTCAAACACGAGGGTAAAGTGGTAAGTGCCAGAAGCACCCAACCTGATATTATAAACGCCAGTGTAGAAGCATTTCTGGGTGGTATAAATAAAGTTTTAACTGATAAAAAGCTTAGTGAGTCTAAAAAACTTTTATAA
- a CDS encoding Nre family DNA repair protein, which yields MMGKKTYLKKLTSKFQIPSVEVGKELEGSTPPSVFIGSWNYPKVYAGPMISPVSGDTAIMDTPEAWIPGAKSQEDIISYRMSLVRGKKMIGITDLDNRMVEKLQEISLASGSIDSEAEFWKKPRGVSFSEYQAPHGPSAILEKFEIDNVRWDRELEKVYYDTDLRAREALMDLHRKDVPFSHMQKAFSVGTMGVDKRRRLVPTRWSITACDTTIADQLLREVKHYEPLDVHRVYEFQSLQNYYAVLLLPTPWQYEWMEAFLEVLGKEKLIFSDYENYNGKKEYSRVGGCYYTCKMAVLESLAQEKHQAGVIVLREAYSGYVPLGVFNVRENVRNAMAQPYLEFEDMKTALAYIDTRLKLPINSFIKRSDLLQDILRSRQTTLDSYFK from the coding sequence ATGATGGGTAAGAAAACTTACCTTAAAAAACTGACATCCAAGTTTCAGATTCCCTCAGTTGAGGTTGGTAAAGAGTTAGAGGGTAGCACACCCCCTTCAGTATTCATTGGTAGCTGGAATTATCCTAAAGTGTATGCTGGTCCCATGATCTCTCCTGTATCAGGAGACACTGCTATTATGGACACCCCTGAGGCATGGATCCCTGGTGCTAAAAGCCAGGAGGATATTATTTCCTACCGCATGAGTCTGGTTAGGGGTAAAAAGATGATCGGAATTACTGATCTGGATAATCGGATGGTGGAGAAGCTTCAGGAGATTTCTCTGGCATCGGGATCCATTGATAGTGAAGCAGAGTTCTGGAAAAAACCAAGAGGAGTTTCATTCAGTGAATACCAGGCCCCACATGGCCCCAGTGCCATTCTGGAGAAGTTCGAAATTGATAACGTCCGTTGGGACCGTGAACTGGAAAAGGTATACTATGACACTGATCTGAGGGCCAGGGAAGCTCTTATGGATCTGCACCGGAAGGATGTGCCATTTTCCCATATGCAGAAGGCTTTTTCTGTGGGTACCATGGGTGTGGATAAACGCAGGAGACTGGTTCCCACCCGCTGGTCCATAACTGCCTGTGATACTACCATTGCCGATCAGTTACTTCGGGAAGTTAAGCATTACGAGCCACTGGATGTTCACCGGGTTTATGAGTTCCAGAGCCTGCAGAATTATTATGCAGTGCTCTTACTACCCACCCCATGGCAGTATGAATGGATGGAAGCCTTTTTAGAAGTTTTAGGAAAAGAAAAACTAATATTTTCAGATTATGAAAATTACAATGGTAAAAAAGAGTATTCAAGGGTTGGTGGCTGTTATTACACTTGCAAAATGGCAGTTTTAGAATCACTGGCCCAGGAAAAACATCAAGCAGGAGTTATTGTACTGAGAGAAGCTTATTCAGGATACGTTCCTCTGGGCGTGTTTAATGTGCGGGAAAATGTTAGAAATGCAATGGCACAACCTTACTTGGAATTTGAAGATATGAAAACTGCCCTAGCATATATTGACACCCGTTTGAAGCTTCCCATAAATAGTTTCATCAAGAGAAGTGATCTCCTTCAGGACATCCTGCGTTCCAGACAAACCACCCTGGATTCATACTTTAAATGA
- the cgi121 gene encoding KEOPS complex subunit Cgi121: MDQYDFMEHKIQITGFKAEINDARQIMKFIKDTSGKCSSGNCIIQLLQARAIAGEKHILQATLQAIKSFEMNNNAAKDLGLEICLRASSQRQISRALKILGIENGKMDICMVAVDCDEDIQKKVGNALGKRNDDVLQADVGVLQEVYEISPQEITSAGNIERVMVERTALLNLEI, encoded by the coding sequence ATGGATCAGTACGATTTCATGGAACATAAAATACAAATTACTGGTTTTAAAGCGGAAATAAATGATGCCCGTCAAATAATGAAGTTTATAAAAGATACAAGTGGAAAATGTAGCAGTGGAAACTGTATAATCCAACTATTACAGGCCAGGGCAATAGCCGGTGAAAAACACATCTTACAGGCAACGTTACAAGCTATTAAATCATTTGAAATGAATAATAACGCGGCAAAAGATTTGGGACTAGAAATATGCCTTCGGGCTTCATCCCAGAGGCAGATATCCAGAGCTCTTAAGATATTAGGCATAGAAAACGGTAAGATGGATATCTGTATGGTGGCTGTGGATTGTGATGAAGATATCCAAAAAAAGGTGGGTAATGCTCTGGGCAAACGAAATGATGATGTACTTCAGGCTGATGTAGGTGTACTGCAAGAGGTTTACGAAATATCCCCTCAGGAAATAACAAGTGCAGGAAACATTGAGCGGGTTATGGTGGAAAGAACCGCTCTTTTAAATCTAGAAATCTAA
- the msrB gene encoding peptide-methionine (R)-S-oxide reductase MsrB, which translates to MKKETSEKDFIPIYFTNLKGIKLVERVVKTDKEWKKILTPKQFDVARKNGTELAFTGKYHDCHEDGIYQCVCCGTDLFDSQTKFDSGTGWPSFWAPVADENITTKTDRSLLMVRTEVLCARCHAHLGHVFDDGPAPTGLRYCMNSASLNLVKRST; encoded by the coding sequence ATGAAAAAAGAAACCTCTGAAAAGGATTTTATCCCTATCTATTTTACGAATTTGAAGGGGATAAAACTGGTTGAAAGAGTTGTTAAGACTGATAAAGAGTGGAAAAAAATTTTAACTCCAAAACAGTTTGATGTTGCCCGTAAAAATGGAACAGAACTGGCTTTTACTGGGAAGTATCATGATTGTCATGAGGATGGTATTTACCAGTGCGTGTGCTGTGGCACTGATCTATTTGACTCACAGACCAAGTTTGATTCAGGAACAGGCTGGCCCAGTTTCTGGGCACCAGTAGCAGATGAAAACATAACCACCAAAACTGACAGGAGTCTGTTAATGGTGCGCACCGAGGTGCTTTGTGCCCGTTGTCATGCCCATCTTGGTCATGTCTTTGATGATGGCCCTGCACCAACTGGCCTGCGTTACTGTATGAATTCAGCATCACTGAATCTTGTTAAACGAAGTACATGA
- a CDS encoding GTP-binding protein yields METKKILVLGDSDSGKRTALKHVCNTLIETEAASYGKTTINSKKLQIFSPSSAERFKFMKDILSKNMDGAIIVIDNTQGITPNCEEMIDFVEERDVPYIIFANKQDLSDILLYTQYPDAIIIPTQATSGKGISEGLNMLVELMESKYISKITAVSC; encoded by the coding sequence ATGGAAACTAAAAAAATTTTAGTATTGGGAGATTCTGACTCTGGTAAAAGGACTGCTCTAAAACATGTATGCAATACTCTGATAGAAACTGAAGCTGCAAGCTATGGAAAAACCACAATAAACAGTAAAAAGCTTCAAATATTCAGCCCATCCAGTGCAGAGAGATTCAAATTCATGAAAGACATATTATCCAAAAATATGGACGGGGCAATCATAGTAATCGATAATACTCAGGGGATTACTCCTAACTGTGAGGAAATGATTGATTTTGTAGAAGAAAGAGATGTTCCTTATATCATATTTGCCAATAAACAAGATTTAAGTGATATTCTTCTTTATACTCAGTATCCAGATGCTATTATAATACCAACCCAGGCAACTTCCGGTAAAGGGATTTCGGAAGGTCTGAACATGTTAGTAGAATTGATGGAATCAAAATACATCAGCAAGATCACAGCGGTTAGCTGTTGA
- a CDS encoding histidine kinase dimerization/phosphoacceptor domain -containing protein, which translates to MNDEKKSKEQLIREIKKYRNLYSELEGHMADFNLMKPENKPFQDALKFLSPLVMDLLSLPTESDIYDFVLEKLQEVITDAYIIISTYDEDSDSFKVRDLVGITPRMVDLAEKLTGVKIDDFYFPIDTLDQESKNFLSNGKLQRVDNGLHYITADKLPSKTYSMIERAFGVDKTYVMGFSFKGEMFGSVNIITKKKGKPLNINTVETILNIASVVLQNKMAEKELKKREKLLTLVTDNMLNVVGQVDAEGTFQYISPSIKTILGYEPEEILGGNVLTFINLVHPDDQLKVSSAFMESNISYIPGRVQHRFKHVQGHYIWVESLGNPLFNDKNQYEGVVFSMVDINSLKVAEEKFKTSLEEKEILLRELHHRVKNNMQIISSLLSLQTPHIKDERDLKIFESSQNRVKTMSLIHEELYSSQDFSHIKLSEYIQNLTKELLTSHIEDPGRVKLTVNVEDVSMNLETAIPLGLLINEIVANSVNHAFPHDRKGEIIVDLQRDGDAFILKTSDNGIGIPQDIDLKKADTLGFQLINSLINQLEGQMEMHTNNGTIFTVKFKELKYNKRF; encoded by the coding sequence ATGAATGATGAAAAAAAATCTAAAGAACAGTTAATTCGTGAAATAAAGAAATATAGAAATTTGTATTCTGAATTAGAAGGACATATGGCTGATTTTAATTTGATGAAACCTGAAAACAAACCTTTTCAGGATGCTTTGAAATTTTTATCCCCCCTTGTAATGGATCTGTTGAGTTTACCTACCGAATCAGATATATATGATTTTGTACTGGAAAAACTTCAAGAAGTAATCACAGATGCTTACATTATTATTTCTACTTATGATGAAGATTCGGATAGTTTTAAAGTTCGAGACCTGGTGGGGATTACCCCTAGAATGGTTGATCTTGCTGAAAAATTAACAGGGGTTAAAATAGACGATTTTTACTTCCCCATAGATACTTTAGATCAGGAATCAAAAAATTTCCTTTCAAATGGTAAGTTACAAAGGGTGGATAATGGGCTGCACTATATCACTGCAGATAAATTACCTTCAAAAACATACAGTATGATTGAAAGGGCATTTGGTGTTGATAAAACCTATGTGATGGGTTTTTCTTTTAAGGGGGAGATGTTCGGTAGTGTGAATATAATAACCAAAAAAAAGGGCAAACCTTTAAACATCAACACAGTGGAAACCATCCTTAACATCGCTTCGGTTGTTTTACAGAATAAAATGGCAGAAAAAGAACTTAAAAAACGTGAAAAACTTTTAACTCTGGTTACCGACAACATGCTAAATGTAGTGGGCCAGGTGGATGCAGAAGGAACTTTTCAATATATCAGCCCTTCCATAAAAACTATTCTTGGTTATGAGCCTGAAGAAATCCTGGGTGGAAACGTTCTAACATTCATCAATTTAGTTCATCCTGATGATCAACTCAAGGTCAGTTCTGCTTTCATGGAATCCAATATTTCTTACATACCCGGAAGAGTACAGCACCGGTTTAAACATGTCCAAGGACATTATATATGGGTTGAATCATTAGGAAACCCCCTATTCAATGATAAAAACCAGTATGAGGGTGTGGTATTTAGCATGGTTGATATTAATTCCCTGAAAGTCGCAGAAGAAAAATTCAAAACATCCCTGGAGGAGAAGGAAATCCTGCTACGTGAACTTCATCATCGAGTTAAAAACAACATGCAGATCATCTCCAGTCTTCTGAGTCTTCAGACCCCACACATTAAGGATGAGAGGGATCTGAAAATTTTCGAAAGCAGCCAGAACCGTGTGAAAACCATGTCATTGATCCATGAAGAACTTTACAGTTCCCAGGATTTTTCACATATCAAACTTTCCGAGTACATTCAGAATCTTACCAAGGAACTGTTAACATCACATATTGAAGACCCTGGACGAGTTAAGCTTACAGTTAATGTTGAAGATGTTAGTATGAATTTAGAAACCGCCATCCCCCTGGGACTTCTCATTAATGAGATCGTTGCCAATTCAGTTAACCATGCATTTCCCCATGACCGGAAAGGGGAGATAATTGTGGATCTTCAAAGGGATGGTGATGCATTCATCCTGAAAACGAGCGATAATGGTATTGGTATCCCTCAGGATATTGACCTTAAAAAGGCTGACACTTTAGGATTTCAACTTATAAACAGTCTGATTAACCAGTTAGAGGGTCAGATGGAAATGCATACCAATAATGGAACCATTTTCACAGTTAAGTTCAAGGAATTAAAATATAATAAACGATTTTGA
- a CDS encoding class I SAM-dependent methyltransferase, whose translation MNINKKVSHQEKYWDEVAEEKEFPTPFPLEELKKYIHPEMNILDLGCGYGRTLSELHKNGFKNLTGVDYSEQMIKRGLRLHPKFNLIKNNGDDLPFPDNSFDAVLLIGVLTSNIQTEKQKELLLEISRVLKDNGLIYISDFLLNNDERNLQRYQKFKDKYGIYGVFELPEGAVLRHHTIQHVLKLTEDYEKLYFENTIFDTMNGNKSNGFYYFGMKK comes from the coding sequence ATGAACATTAATAAAAAGGTTTCTCATCAGGAAAAATACTGGGATGAAGTTGCAGAGGAAAAGGAATTCCCTACACCATTTCCATTGGAAGAACTTAAAAAATATATCCACCCTGAAATGAATATCCTTGATTTAGGTTGTGGTTATGGTAGAACATTAAGTGAACTCCATAAAAATGGTTTTAAGAATTTAACAGGGGTCGATTATTCAGAACAAATGATAAAGAGGGGTTTGAGATTACATCCAAAATTTAACCTCATCAAGAATAATGGAGACGATCTTCCATTTCCAGATAATTCATTTGATGCAGTACTTCTCATTGGAGTTTTAACCAGTAATATCCAAACTGAGAAGCAAAAAGAATTATTATTGGAAATTTCAAGAGTTTTAAAGGATAATGGATTGATTTATATTAGTGATTTTCTCTTGAATAATGACGAAAGAAACCTCCAGCGTTACCAAAAATTTAAAGACAAATATGGGATTTATGGAGTTTTTGAACTTCCGGAAGGTGCGGTTTTAAGACATCACACCATTCAACATGTTTTAAAGTTAACTGAAGATTATGAAAAATTGTACTTTGAAAATACCATTTTTGATACTATGAATGGTAACAAATCTAATGGTTTTTATTATTTTGGTATGAAAAAATGA